The Punica granatum isolate Tunisia-2019 chromosome 4, ASM765513v2, whole genome shotgun sequence genome has a window encoding:
- the LOC116203270 gene encoding acetylserotonin O-methyltransferase-like — MGRGEGSLKADDIDQLEEATAAVQAWKYALRFTEMAALKCVIELGVADEIESQGGAATLSHLSTALSCSLPSLHRIMRFLVHHRVFKARRAATQEATTYLQTALSRRLLRGGEKSMAALILFEATPTMLAPWHGLSAQVLSKGTAPQPFEAAHGQDLWAYTAQNPEHSRLLDEAMACTARLTAAAIIGGCQDVFEGVRAVVDVGGGNGTFLGMVVKALPQIQGINFDLPHVLSSAPHWDGVEHVGGNMFESIPKADATFLMQVLHDWSDSECIHILKKCREAIAEDGNGGNDHGSDVKLKKSKKVVILEAVLDDDYNGERQFEEEEDSELQSWSGIRLSLDMVMMAHTNGGKERTRSEWAHLLAEAGFSSFSFKPTSVIPSVIEAFP, encoded by the exons AtggggagaggagagggatCATTGAAAGCTGATGATATAGATCAATTAGAAGAAGCAACCGCCGCAGTGCAAGCGTGGAAGTATGCATTAAGGTTCACGGAGATGGCCGCATTGAAGTGCGTGATCGAGCTCGGTGTGGCCGATGAGATTGAAAGCCAAGGCGGCGCAGCCACACTCTCCCATCTCTCCACTGCCCTCAGCTGCTCCCTGCCTTCGCTTCACCGCATCATGAGGTTTCTTGTTCACCACAGGGTGTTCAAGGCAAGGCGAGCAGCCACCCAAGAGGCCACAACTTACTTGCAGACGGCTCTCTCCCGCCGCCTCCTGAGGGGAGGGGAAAAGAGCATGGCTGCCTTGATATTGTTCGAGGCCACCCCG ACGATGCTGGCTCCTTGGCATGGACTGAGCGCGCAGGTCTTATCAAAAGGCACAGCTCCGCAACCCTTCGAGGCAGCTCATGGGCAGGATTTGTGGGCCTATACGGCCCAGAATCCAGAGCACAGTAGGCTCCTGGACGAGGCCATGGCTTGCACTGCCAGACTAACGGCAGCAGCAATCATTGGCGGCTGCCAGGATGTGTTTGAAGGTGTTCGAGCGGTGGTGGACGTTGGGGGAGGCAACGGAACCTTCTTGGGGATGGTGGTGAAGGCCTTACCACAGATTCAAGGGATCAACTTCGACCTGCCTCATGTCCTCTCTAGCGCCCCGCATTGGGATGGGGTGGAGCATGTCGGAGGAAACATGTTTGAGAGCATTCCGAAGGCCGATGCTACTTTCCTAATG CAAGTGCTCCATGATTGGTCGGACAGCGAGTGCATCCACATACTGAAGAAATGCAGAGAAGCCATTGCCGAAGACGGCAATGGCGGCAACGACCATGGCTCAGATGTGAAGCTGAAGAAGAGTAAGAAGGTGGTAATTCTGGAAGCTGTGCTTGATGATGATTACAATGGTGAGAGGCagtttgaagaagaagaagacagtgAGTTGCAGAGCTGGAGTGGTATAAGGCTGAGCTTGGACATGGTGATGATGGCCCACACCAACGGAGGGAAAGAGCGGACCCGCTCAGAATGGGCCCACCTCCTCGCTGAGGCAGGGTTCTCTAGTTTCTCCTTCAAGCCCACCTCCGTTATCCCATCGGTCATTGAAGCCTTTCCATGA